In Microbacterium terrisoli, the genomic stretch CGCTGCTCATCGCGTAGACGAACTCGGGGTGCTCATCCAGCAGCGTCACCATCGAGCTGGTGGTGCGGGCGACCTTGCGCACGGTCTCGCGCAGCGGCCACAGCCACGCCGAGTCGATGTGCGCGTGGCCGACGGCACTGATCAGCTGCGCGCTCGCATCGGCGGGCGCGGCAAGCGCCGGGGCGAGCTCTGCGCGGGCGGCCGAGGCGGTGGCCGCCACGTGCTGCAGATCGACGCGGTCCAGCGCCCGGTCCAGCGCCCGCAGAATGCGCGCGCGGCGCGTGGAGTCCTCCGGCAGCTCGACGGCCAGCTGCAGCAGCACGTCGATGTCGTGCACGAGCTCGAAGACCTCCGCTTCGAACACGCACACATCGACCCTCCGGATGCGATAGAGCAGCTCGTCGCCGGCGGTGTCCCAATCGCCCCGTTCGGTCGGCAAGAACGGGTGATGGTCCAGCAGCACCGGGTTGGAGGCGCCCTCGATGAAGAACTCGATCTTCTCGTCGGCGACGGCGCGTGCGCTGATCGGCACCCACTGCGCGCGCGGGTGCAGCGAGCGCACCGGAGTGCCGTCGGCGAGGTACACGAGACCCTCGCACTGGAACCCCGGCATGTCGACGTCGAAACCCAGGTCGACCACAGCCTCGACACGCTTCTGCGTGAAGGATGCCGGCACCCGGCCGGTGACCTGGAACCAGGTGGTGTCCCACGCCCGCCCCCACGCGCTGCCCACAGGCAGGGGTTCGAACGGGCCGGCCAGTCCCTTCGCGACAGGGATCGGCTCGCCGTTCACGCGATGCGCGGCGAGCGTGAGCGGGTGCGGATCGGAGTGGACGGCGGGGCGCAGGCGCTCTTCGAGGACCCGGGTCGCCCGGCCGATCGTCAGCTTCTGGTCAGCGTGCATGGGATCCCTCCTGACAGGCCGGTGCGCTCGTCTTGCGCACGATCAGCGTGCTGGGAATGGCCGGCTCGGGCTGCTCGGGCTCGGATTCGATCGCGCGCAGCAGCAGTCGGGCGGTTCGCCTGCCCTGTTCCTCCGGGTGCCGCGCGAGCGCCGTGATCGAGGGCACCGAGATCTCACACAGCATCGAATCGTCCCAGCTGACCATCGCCATGTCGGCGCGGCCGGCGTCTATGAGCATGCGCTGGATGCCCAGAGCCATGACGTCGTTCGAGCTGATCACCGCCGTCGCCCGTCGCCACTGCGGCAGTCGCTCGGCCACGACGCGCTCGGCGCCGGCACGCGTGTAGTCGCCTTCGACGAACATGACGCGCATACCGCGCTCGACGGATTCGGCGGCGACGGCGTCGCGGCGCGCGACCTCGTGCGCGAGTGCGAGCGGCCCGGTGACGGCGACGATCTCGGTGTGGCCGAGGGCCGAGAGATGGTCGACGATGAGGCAGGCGTCGGTGACCAGGTCTTCGATGACCCGCTGGCCGGTGTCGGGGTCGATGCGCAGCCCGTGCATGACGAACGGCATCCCCAGCGACTGCAGCAGCGCGGGGCGGGGATCTTCGATGAGCCGGTCCAGCACGATCACGCCGTCCACGCGCCGCTCGACGCTCCACCGGCGATACACGTCGATGTCACGGCCCTCGACCTCGCTGTCCTGCGCCCTGCCGACCATGCGCAGCATGAGGGACTGACCCGCCTCCGACAGCACCGACTCCACACCGCTGAGCAGGTGCATGTAGTACGGCTCGTTGCCCAGCAGCTCGGGGTCCCGGCGCAGCACCATGCCGATCGTGTCGGTGCGCGACCGCGACAGCGCGCGCGCCGACGAGCTGGGGTGCCAATCCAGTTCCCGCGCCAGCGCGAGCACGCGCTCGCGGGTCGCCTGGCCGACGCCGGGCCGGCCGTTGAGCGCATACGACACCGATGCGACCGACAGCCCGAGCCGGCGGGCCATCTCGTGAATGGTCACACGCACGGCGGGCTTGTTCTGGTTGTCCATCGATGCCACTCTTCCATGCCCCGCCGCGTGCATGCGAGACGGTCAGCGGATCTCGTACACCGCCGCACCGTATCGCCCCAGCGTGAGGGATTGCGTCGCGACGCCGTCGAGCGTGCACAGCACACCGGATGCCACGACCGGCCGCACAGTGCATTCCTGTGCGTGCTGGCTCGTGAACACCGCAAAGGTGCGTCCGTCGGTGTGCGCGAGGGTGTCGACGAGCACTCCGGGGTCGTCCACCACGATGCCGCGCCGCACCCCGGCCCGCTCGGCCAACGCGTCGTACAGCCGCCACGTGTCTTCGGGGTTGACCCGCGGCGCGCGCGCAGCGAGGTACTCCAGCGGATACGTGCACAGCAGCGCATACCCGTCCCCGTGGCTGCGTCCGACCAGTGCGGGTCTGCCATGGGCGTCCACCGCGATCACCTCGCCGCCGGTCACGGTCACCGGCAGTCGGGCGCGCGCATCGTCCGTTCCCGCCGCACGCACCTGCAAGCGGTCCCCGACGCGCAGCGAGCCGAAGTCTGCGGTCAGCTCGATCGTGACGACCTCGTCTTCGATGGGCTCCACGATGCCGTATGCCGTGTCGACGCGCGCGCCGAACAGCTCCTCGGTGAACGCCCACCACGGCCCGCGCTGCTCTGCCGCCTCACCGGCGCAGTACGACGCGTAGACGACGGCTCCGGCATCGGCGAGATCGCACAGCTGTCGCCAGGTCGGTCCGCACAGCTGCTTGACCGACGGCAGCAGATAGAGCCGATGGCCGGATGCCACACCCCCGTCCGCGCTCTCGCGCTCGACCGCGATCGGCACGTGCGCTTCGCGGGCGGCGAGGTGCGCCTGTTCACCGACGGCGACGATGAGGGCGCGCTCGGCCTCCTGCGTGAACGGGTAGTCCTCGGCCAGGTGCGACGGCAGGATCAACGCCGTGTCAGCGGACGACGGCCGCAAGCCTGCCACATCCATCGCCTGCAGGTCCGCCGCGAACCGCTCCAGTTCGAGCAGCGCCGGCTTGGGGCGGCCCGCCGCGTCGGTGATGCCGAAGTGCAGTTCGAACGGATGATGCGAGTACGGGCGCTCGGCGACGAGATCGTCGAAGTCGGTGTTGTTCCAGGCGATCCAACCGACGGCCCCCGCCGTCAACGAGTTGTACAGCTGCTGCCGGTAGTAGTCGGCGGCGCCGGTGGCCGACACGTACGCGTCGGTGACACCGAATTCCTCGAGCACGACGGGCCGATCGCCGATGCGGCACAGCTGGGCGACCCACGCCGATTTCAGGTTCTGCCGCACCTGGTCGGTCTCCATGCGGTACACGTGGGGGCCGGCGAACTGCGACAGCTGCGCGAGCTCGCGCAGCCGGAACCCGTTGTCGTGCCCGGTGGTCTCGATGCCCCAGGCGCCGTCGCCGACCGACACCGGCTGGGTGGCCCCGGCGGCCCGGATCGCATCGACGAGCAGCTGCGCCCAGGCGGTGACGAGCTCGTGCGGGGCCTCCCCTCCGTAGATCGGCACTTCGTTGCTGAGCAGCCAGCCGGCGATGGCCGGGTGCTCGTGGAACCGCGCGGTCAGCTCGCGCACATACCAGGCCTGCCGGGCGACGAACCAGACGTCGCGGTAGAGATCGCGGCCGCCACGCCACGCCGGATCCCAGTTCTCCCCCGACATGTGCCCCACGATGAACGTCGGAATCGTCGTCATCCGCACCTCGACGTGCGCGTCGAGGAAGTCCGCGAAGCGCGCGACGCAGTCCTCGTCGAGCCGATCCGGCGCCGGGTGGAAGTCGGGCCAGAAGAAGAACGAGCGGGTCACGGTCAGCCCGTGCGCGGCCAGCATCGCCAGTTCTCCGCGGACGACGGCCGGGTCGTACCGGTCCGTCCACATCCGCGGACCGCCCGCCCGCGACCAGAAGTTCGCACCCAGCCAGAACGGAGCACGCCGGTCATCGGCATCCATCACTTCACCGCACCCGCCGTCAGCCCCGCGACGAAGCTGCGCTGCAGCAGCAGGAAGACGATCACGATCGGAACGCTCACGGCGAGCGAGGCCGCCATGATCTGGTTCCAATACACGTTCACCTGCGTCGAGTACTGCTGAAGTCCGATCGCGAGCGTCTGCGTGTCCCCGTTGGTCAGCACCGACGCGAACAGCAGCTCGCCCCAACTGGTCATGAAGCTGTAGATCGCGACGGCCACCAGGCCAGGGCGTGCGGCGGGCAGCAGCACGTACCACAGCGCCCCCATCGCGCCGGTGCCGTCCACCTTCGCCGCTTCGTCGAGGTCACGCGGGATGCCGTCGAAGTACCCCGCGAGCATCCAGATCGAGAACGGCAGCGCGAACGTCAGATACGTGATCACCAGTCCCAGCCGGGTGCCGATCAGGGGGATCCCGGTGGCATTGGTGACATTGATGAAGATCAGGAACAGCGGCAGCAGGAACAGGATGCCGGGGAACATCTGCGTCGACAGCACGGTGGTCGTGAAGATGCTGCGGCCGCGGAACCGCCAGCGCGAGACCGCATAGGCGGCGAAGACGGCGATCACGAGGCTCACGAGGGTCGCGGCCGTGCACACGATGAGGCTGTTCAGGAAATACTGCGCCAGCGGCACCGTCTGCCACATCTGGATGTACGGCTCGAACGTGATGTGCTGCGGCCACCAGCTGAAGCTGTCGAGCACTTCGCCCAGCGGCTTGACCGACGAGGTGACCATCACCCACAGGGGAAAGAGGGTGAACAGGCTCAGGATGACGATGGTGGCGACGCGGAAGACCCGGGCCCCTCTTGTCTCACGCACGCTTGGACCTCCGGTTCACGAACAGCAGGTAGGCGACTGTTACCAACAGGAGGAACAGCAGCAGCAGCACCGACATGGCCGAGCCGTAGCCGAAGTTGAATGTCAGGAACGACGCGTTGTAGATGTGGAACGAGATGAGATCGCCGGCCGGCGGCTGCGCGGTCTTGCCGAACAGCACGAACGGCGTGTTGAAGTCGTTGAACGTCCACAGGAACATGACGAGCACCAGCACGACGTTCACCGGTCTCAGCATGGGCAGCGTGATCGAGCGCCACTGCCGGAGCGGCTTGGCCCCGTCGACGGCGGATGCCTCGTACAGATCCTCGGGGATCGATTGGAGTCCCGCCATCAGCATGAGGAACGCGAACGGCCAGAGCCGCCAGATCGCGACGATCACCAACGCCCAGAAGGCGTTTCCGCCGATCAGCCAGAACGGTTTGGTGCCGGGCAGGTGCAGGTCATCGAACAGCAGGTGATTGAGCGCACCGGTGTCTTTTTGGAACATGAACTTCCAGGCGATGATGCCGGCATACACGGGGATCGCATACGGGATCAGGAACAGCGTGCGGAACAGCCCGCGGCCGGGGAAGCGCCGCTGGAGCGCCACGGCCGCAGACATCCCCGCAATCCACGAGATGCCGACGACCAGGATGGTGTACCCGCACGTGACCAGAAAGGAATGCAGCAGTGCCTGCCCCACGACGCCGTTGACGTCGACGAGGACCCGGTAGTTGCCCAGGCCCAGGAACGGCGCTTCGCTCCAGTTCTGCAGGTACTGCTGCGTGAGCTTGACGAAGCTCATCCAGATGCCCGTGACCATCGGAATGATGTGCACGAGCAACTCGAACACGATGGCCGGTATCAGCAGGACGTACGGCAGCCACCACCGTACGCGTCTGCTGCGACGGTGCGGCCCGGGCATCGTTCTCGGTGCCTTCGTGCCCGGGCCGTCTTCGGCCCGCACGGATGCGTTCGCGGACATTCCGCGTCTCCTCCCAGCGTCCGCCGCCGGGCACGGCAACCCACTCACCCCATTGAGGAGAGGTGGCGTCCGTGCCCGGCTGCGCGGTCGGCGGCCCTTGTCAGCCTGCGGCTTCGACCTGTTGCTGAGCCGAGGTCAACATCGAGGCGATGTCCGCGTTCGTGACATTCTTGCCCGTCGCGATCTGCGCGAACAGGTTGCTCAGCCCCTTGCCGATCGTGCTCTCGAAATCGGCCTCGCTGGCCACCTGCGGCAGCGGCTTGGAGTGGTTCTGATAGGCGTCCATGAACGCCTTCGCCTCAGCGGCGTCGGTGGTGAAGTCCGCCTTGGCCCCCTGCAGCACCGGAAGGACCGAGTAGGGGACGGCCAGCTCGGACTGCACAGCACTGCTGGTCATGTACTTCACGAACTGCAGCGCCTGCGGCAGATGCTTGGTGTACTTGAACACCGACATGTTGATCCCCGCGGGGAACGTCGAGATCTGTGCGGCAGCGCCCGCCGGAGCCGGCAGCGCGACCACGCCCCAGTCGCCGACCTTCATCCCATCGGCCTTCAGCGTCGTGTCGGCGTTGTTCTGGCTGAGGAACATCGCCGCCTTGCCCGATGCGAAGTCGCTCGAGGGCTGCGCGTCACTGTCGTACTGCGCGTTGGAGGGGTTCACGATCTTGTCGGTCTGCATGAGGGCGAGGTACCGCTGCAGTCCGGCGACGTTCTCGGGCGTGTTGAAGGTCGGCTTGCCGCTGGCGTCATAGAACGCGCCACCGTTCTGGGCCGCCGTCAAGAAGGCGAAGTGGATGTTCTCGGTGTAGCTGGCCGCCGCGAGGGTCAGCCCCCACTGAGCGCCGTGCGTGAGCTTCTTGCCGTCGGCGACGAAATCCTCCCAGGTGGTCGGCGGCTGGAGGCCTGCCTGCTGGAACAGCGCCTTGTTGTAGTAGAGGCCGTAGGCCAGGCCGTACAGCGGAACGGAGGTGGGGGTCTTGCCGGGCGCCCCGCCGGCATCCAGCGCGGTCTTTACGAAGCGGTCGAGGCCCCCGATCGCGCTGGCGTTCTTCGAGTCGAACGGCACGAAAGCACCGGTCGATTGGAAGGAGGTGCCCCACGTGTTGCCGATGTTGACGACGTCCGGGCCCTGGCCGCTCGTGACGGCGGTCTGGATCTTGGTCTGCAGATCGTTCCATCCGATCACCTGGAGGTCGACCTTGATTCCGGTCTGCTTCGTGAAGTCCTTCAGAATCGGCGTCAGCACCTCTTTGTCGTTCTGCAGGCTGGAACCCTGATTGCTGGCCCAGTAGGTGAGGGTCGTGCCGCTGTTGCCGCCGCTGGCGCCGGTACCGCTGGACCCGCCGGAGCATCCTGCCAGCAGCATCGCCATCGCTGCTGCGATCGTGGTTGCCGCGACCGCCTTCTTCTTCGCTTCCACCCCTGACTCCTTCGTCTCGCACGGCCGGCCTGCGGCCGCGACCGCCTCGCTCCGGTGCCCGGGACGGGCCACCGCTTCCATGAGGAGGATCTGAGCAGTATTCTAACTTAACCGGTTCGGTTGTGTTCCTGAGGATTTGCTTTCAGCACTCTCTGCGCAGTCGTTTCCCCGTGACACACCGACCGGTGCGACAGAAGGATGGCGAGTCGACATGTTCCCCGAACGGTTCCTCTTCGGCACGGCGACGGCCTCGTATCAGATCGAGGGCGCCGTGCACGAGGACGGGCGCGGCCCCTCCATCTGGGACACCTTCAGCCACACACCGGGCAACGTGGCCCACGCCGACACCGGAGACATCGCCTGCGACCATTACCACCGGCTCGAAGAGGATCTCGACCTGATGGCATCGCTGGGGATGGACGCCTACCGCTTCTCCCTCGCGTGGCCGCGCATCCAGCCGAGCGGCCGCGCACCGGCCAACCCGGCAGGTCTCGCGTTCTACGACCGTCTCGTCGACGGGCTGCTGGCCCGCGGCATCCACCCCGTCGTCACGCTCTATCACTGGGATCTGCCGCAGGCGCTGCAGGATGCCGGGGGCTGGGCGGATCGCGACACCGCGGCGGCATTCGCCGACTATGCCGCTGTCGCAGGCGAGGCGCTCGGCGATCGTGTTCAGATGTGGACGACGCTGAACGAGCCGTGGTGCTCGGCGTTCCTCGGGCACGGTTCGGGCGTGCACGCCCCCGGCATCACCGATCCGGTGACGGCACTGCGCGCTGCGCACCATCTGAACCTCGCACACGGGCTCGCCCTGCAGGCGCTGCGGGCGCGGGTGCGCGCGGACGCGCAGTTCTCGGTGGCGCTGAACCTGCATGTCGTGCGCCCCGACCGCGCCGATGACGCCGGCGACGTCGACGCCGCGCGGCAGATCGATGCCGTCGGAAATCGCATCTTCCTGGATCCGATGCTCGCAGGCGCCTACCCGGACGATCTGCTGGCCGACACGGCGACGGTCACCGACTGGTCGTTCGTGCACGACGGCGACCTGGCCCGGATCCACCAGCCGCTGGAGGCGATCGGCGTCAACTACTACTCGACCAGCCGCGTGCGCCGCTGGGACGGCGTCGGCAGCAACAACCACTCCGCCGGTCACAACACGTCGACGGCGTCGCCGTGGCCGGGCGCCGCGTCGGTGCAGTTCCTGCCCCAGCCCGGGCCCTACACCGAGATGGGGTGGAACATCGACCCGAGCGGCCTGTACGAGCTGCTCATGCGCATGCACCGCGAGCACCCGCAGCAATGGCTCCTGGTCACCGAGAACGGCGCGGCGTTCGCGGATGCGGTGACCATGAGCGACGGGCACCCGGTCGTGCACGACCCGGACCGCATCGACTACCTGCGCCGGCACCTCGCGGTGGTGCAGCAGGCTCGCGACGACGGTGCCGATGTCCGCGGTTATTTCGCCTGGTCGCTGTTGGACAACTTCGAGTGGGCGTACGGGTACGACAAGCGCTTCGGCCTCGTCCGGGTCGACTTCGACACCCTCGCGCGCACGCCGAAAGACAGCGCGCTCTGGTACTCGCGCCTGGCGCGCTCTCGCACGCTCAGATGATGTCCTGACTCCAGTCGTCGGGGTTGCCGAAGCGATGCGCGGTGATCGCGATCGCCTGCTCGTGCAGGAACGGCAGCAGCTCGAGACGCCCGGCCGTGGTCACCTCGTTGTCGTAGACGGCGAGGTCGGGGTTGCCGTGCACCGCCTCGGCGAGCGCCGCATGCAGCCGGGCCATGGAGTCCGGTCGGCCCACGAGCCGCACGCGCGGCGGGGTGGATGTCTCATCCGTGCCGCTTGCCGCGGCCGCGGCATCCCTCGCCCCCCGCGAGGCGCCGACCCGCTGCATCCACTGCACGTCGGTCTCCACGAACACGGCCACTCCCTGCTCGGACAGCACACGACGCACGGCCGTGGGAAGCCCCGAGGCCAGCGACAGCGTGAACGCGCCCCCGGCGCGAACCCCTGCCAGCGCGACGCGCAGCACTTCGTGCAGTGTCGCATCGGGGGTCGCGCGCACGGCGACCGGCAGAGCGCGATAGCGGAACAGGTTGCGCTCGACGCCCAGGTGCGAGACATCCTTCACCTGGCCGAACTCACGGTCCCAGGCCACGGCATCCGACAGCGCCGCGCGCCGCAGCCACTCGAAGGCCTCGAAGTCCATCGACGGCTGCGCAGCCTCGATGATCTCGGTGAGCCGGTTGTCCAGCCCCCGCAGGTGCAGCGTCTTGGACACGGCAGCACCGGTCGAAGAACGCCACGAGCCGAGGCCGATGAGATAGTTCGGACCGCCTGCCTTCGTGCCGGCGCCCACCGACGACCGCTTCCAGCCGCCGAAGGGCTGGCGCTGCACGATGGCACCGGTGATGCCGCGGTTGACGTACAGGTTGCCGGCCTGGACGCCGTCGAGCCAGATCTGCAGGTCCTGCGGGTTCTGCGTGTACAGA encodes the following:
- a CDS encoding LacI family DNA-binding transcriptional regulator; translation: MDNQNKPAVRVTIHEMARRLGLSVASVSYALNGRPGVGQATRERVLALARELDWHPSSSARALSRSRTDTIGMVLRRDPELLGNEPYYMHLLSGVESVLSEAGQSLMLRMVGRAQDSEVEGRDIDVYRRWSVERRVDGVIVLDRLIEDPRPALLQSLGMPFVMHGLRIDPDTGQRVIEDLVTDACLIVDHLSALGHTEIVAVTGPLALAHEVARRDAVAAESVERGMRVMFVEGDYTRAGAERVVAERLPQWRRATAVISSNDVMALGIQRMLIDAGRADMAMVSWDDSMLCEISVPSITALARHPEEQGRRTARLLLRAIESEPEQPEPAIPSTLIVRKTSAPACQEGSHAR
- a CDS encoding glycoside hydrolase 5 family protein; translation: MDADDRRAPFWLGANFWSRAGGPRMWTDRYDPAVVRGELAMLAAHGLTVTRSFFFWPDFHPAPDRLDEDCVARFADFLDAHVEVRMTTIPTFIVGHMSGENWDPAWRGGRDLYRDVWFVARQAWYVRELTARFHEHPAIAGWLLSNEVPIYGGEAPHELVTAWAQLLVDAIRAAGATQPVSVGDGAWGIETTGHDNGFRLRELAQLSQFAGPHVYRMETDQVRQNLKSAWVAQLCRIGDRPVVLEEFGVTDAYVSATGAADYYRQQLYNSLTAGAVGWIAWNNTDFDDLVAERPYSHHPFELHFGITDAAGRPKPALLELERFAADLQAMDVAGLRPSSADTALILPSHLAEDYPFTQEAERALIVAVGEQAHLAAREAHVPIAVERESADGGVASGHRLYLLPSVKQLCGPTWRQLCDLADAGAVVYASYCAGEAAEQRGPWWAFTEELFGARVDTAYGIVEPIEDEVVTIELTADFGSLRVGDRLQVRAAGTDDARARLPVTVTGGEVIAVDAHGRPALVGRSHGDGYALLCTYPLEYLAARAPRVNPEDTWRLYDALAERAGVRRGIVVDDPGVLVDTLAHTDGRTFAVFTSQHAQECTVRPVVASGVLCTLDGVATQSLTLGRYGAAVYEIR
- a CDS encoding carbohydrate ABC transporter permease is translated as MRETRGARVFRVATIVILSLFTLFPLWVMVTSSVKPLGEVLDSFSWWPQHITFEPYIQMWQTVPLAQYFLNSLIVCTAATLVSLVIAVFAAYAVSRWRFRGRSIFTTTVLSTQMFPGILFLLPLFLIFINVTNATGIPLIGTRLGLVITYLTFALPFSIWMLAGYFDGIPRDLDEAAKVDGTGAMGALWYVLLPAARPGLVAVAIYSFMTSWGELLFASVLTNGDTQTLAIGLQQYSTQVNVYWNQIMAASLAVSVPIVIVFLLLQRSFVAGLTAGAVK
- a CDS encoding carbohydrate ABC transporter permease codes for the protein MSANASVRAEDGPGTKAPRTMPGPHRRSRRVRWWLPYVLLIPAIVFELLVHIIPMVTGIWMSFVKLTQQYLQNWSEAPFLGLGNYRVLVDVNGVVGQALLHSFLVTCGYTILVVGISWIAGMSAAVALQRRFPGRGLFRTLFLIPYAIPVYAGIIAWKFMFQKDTGALNHLLFDDLHLPGTKPFWLIGGNAFWALVIVAIWRLWPFAFLMLMAGLQSIPEDLYEASAVDGAKPLRQWRSITLPMLRPVNVVLVLVMFLWTFNDFNTPFVLFGKTAQPPAGDLISFHIYNASFLTFNFGYGSAMSVLLLLFLLLVTVAYLLFVNRRSKRA
- a CDS encoding ABC transporter substrate-binding protein; the protein is MEAKKKAVAATTIAAAMAMLLAGCSGGSSGTGASGGNSGTTLTYWASNQGSSLQNDKEVLTPILKDFTKQTGIKVDLQVIGWNDLQTKIQTAVTSGQGPDVVNIGNTWGTSFQSTGAFVPFDSKNASAIGGLDRFVKTALDAGGAPGKTPTSVPLYGLAYGLYYNKALFQQAGLQPPTTWEDFVADGKKLTHGAQWGLTLAAASYTENIHFAFLTAAQNGGAFYDASGKPTFNTPENVAGLQRYLALMQTDKIVNPSNAQYDSDAQPSSDFASGKAAMFLSQNNADTTLKADGMKVGDWGVVALPAPAGAAAQISTFPAGINMSVFKYTKHLPQALQFVKYMTSSAVQSELAVPYSVLPVLQGAKADFTTDAAEAKAFMDAYQNHSKPLPQVASEADFESTIGKGLSNLFAQIATGKNVTNADIASMLTSAQQQVEAAG
- a CDS encoding GH1 family beta-glucosidase — protein: MFPERFLFGTATASYQIEGAVHEDGRGPSIWDTFSHTPGNVAHADTGDIACDHYHRLEEDLDLMASLGMDAYRFSLAWPRIQPSGRAPANPAGLAFYDRLVDGLLARGIHPVVTLYHWDLPQALQDAGGWADRDTAAAFADYAAVAGEALGDRVQMWTTLNEPWCSAFLGHGSGVHAPGITDPVTALRAAHHLNLAHGLALQALRARVRADAQFSVALNLHVVRPDRADDAGDVDAARQIDAVGNRIFLDPMLAGAYPDDLLADTATVTDWSFVHDGDLARIHQPLEAIGVNYYSTSRVRRWDGVGSNNHSAGHNTSTASPWPGAASVQFLPQPGPYTEMGWNIDPSGLYELLMRMHREHPQQWLLVTENGAAFADAVTMSDGHPVVHDPDRIDYLRRHLAVVQQARDDGADVRGYFAWSLLDNFEWAYGYDKRFGLVRVDFDTLARTPKDSALWYSRLARSRTLR